A window of Cryptomeria japonica chromosome 3, Sugi_1.0, whole genome shotgun sequence contains these coding sequences:
- the LOC131068854 gene encoding uncharacterized protein LOC131068854, whose product MDNLKTGIEELICGKSRNARKLKFNDWDMEMERNWSFKNALFHHPKKRINRKEVRWEKPHSNWVKLNFDGACRGNPRQACFGVVIRNEEGNLVSGTYGHIGYATNNEAEIRALEAGLVLCKERGLTNVQIEGDSQIIINGVTTDRLFNWKLAKWIPRIWFLLQAIKPYEISHIHREGNRVANLGVNSHAAEVSVDPEALNSEITDLCKEDLSIKKCNGVG is encoded by the coding sequence ATGGATAATCTTAAGACAGGCATAGAAGAACTCATTTGTGGTAAGTCAAGGAATGCTAGAAAATTAAAATTCAATGATTGGGacatggaaatggaaaggaattggtcTTTCAAAAATGCTTTATTCCACCATCCCAAGAAAAGAATCAACAGGAAAGAGGTCAGATGGGAAAAGCCGCATAGCAATTGGGTaaaacttaactttgatggggcctgcaGAGGTAACCCAAGACAGGCCTGTTTTGGAGTAGTTATTCGAAATGAGGAAGGGAATCTGGTGAGTGGTACGTATGGCCATATTGGTTACGCTACCAACAATGAAGCAGAAATAAGGGCCCTTGAGGCTGGGCTTGTCCTATGCAAAGAGAGAGGATTAACTAATgtacaaattgaaggagattctcagATAATTATAAATGGGGTAACTACCGATAGGTTATTTAATTGGAAACTAGCTAAATGGATACCTCGCATTTGGTTCTTACTGCAAGCAATTAAGCCATATGAAATATCACATATTCACAGGGAGGGAAATCGAGTAGCAAATCTTGGAGTCAATTCACATGCTGCAGAAGTGTCAGTTGATCCCGAGGCACTAAACTCAGAGATTACAGACTTGTGCAAAGAAGACCTATCGATAAAGAAATGCAACGGTGTGGGATGA